In Candidatus Kaelpia aquatica, the DNA window AGAAATAGCGCTATGTATCAGAGAGGCGGCGTGTTCTATGTCTATAAGATATATGGACTTTATCATTGCTTAAACGTTGTTACGGGTATAAAAGATGCTCCGCAGGCTGTTCTAATAAGAGCAGTTGAACCTATAGAGGGGGCTGAGCAGTTACAAAAAAACAGAACTACAAAGACTGACAACAAAAACCTTACCAATGGTCCAGGTAAGCTTACTCAGGCTATGAAAATAGATTTAAATTTTAATTTTCAGAGCGTAGAAAATAAAGAGCTCTATTTTTTAAAAGGGGAAAAAATTAAAATAAATCAGATAATAAAAGCGCCAAGAATAAATATAGACTATGCAGAAGAGTGCAAGGATCTACCGCTAAGGTTTTATCTAAAAGGAAACAGGTTTATATCTGCTAAGTAATATCTATGCCTAAGGGGGAATTCTTTGTCTTACAGTGAAGAGCTTGAAAAATTACCGCCTAAGTTTGTTGAAAAGCTGTCTAGGCTTTTTGCTCCTTCTCTTTTTCAGCGGGTTGCTAGGACGTTTAACATTAAGCGTCCTCATACTTTCA includes these proteins:
- a CDS encoding DNA-3-methyladenine glycosylase yields the protein MEHLEEKFFQRPAKKVAQELLGQYLVREHRGVRLVVKIVEVEGYLGVKDKASHAYGGRQTKRNSAMYQRGGVFYVYKIYGLYHCLNVVTGIKDAPQAVLIRAVEPIEGAEQLQKNRTTKTDNKNLTNGPGKLTQAMKIDLNFNFQSVENKELYFLKGEKIKINQIIKAPRINIDYAEECKDLPLRFYLKGNRFISAK